One genomic window of Cercospora beticola chromosome 5, complete sequence includes the following:
- a CDS encoding uncharacterized protein (SMCOG1005:Drug resistance transporter, EmrB/QacA~antiSMASH:Cluster_13), protein MLAWLYGSPTRPPIFLRLRSSKTFIIVVVASAVFTDVFAYGIVVPVFPFALTERADIPEDQVQPWISIFLAVYGAALLVASPLCGWMADRMKSRQMSFLLGLLALGGSTALLCAGRSIGEFAAGRVLQGVSAAVVWVTGLALLVDAVGPEEIGAAMGYVGLAMSLAVLLAPLLGGVVFAEAGYYAVYAMAFGLIVMDLVLRLAMIERKVAKQWLPDLDVPESLEKTESNQVNGAQEGQSCAKAVDGLEAQCVARADSGPPSLMERQPSNAAEAAVPLNAPTAIQSIVAKLPPMVFLFGSRRILAALFATTMQSSLLTSFDAILPLFVKNTFQWDSIGAGLVFLPVVLASFLGPVVGTLADKYGPRWLATAGFILSCPFLILLRLVEESSINHKVMLCAFLAFIGIGLTLALVPLMAEMSYAVDAKAKRRPPGFFGKNGAYAQAYGLFNMVRQLLGVFWCRCTDFNVQAWAAGSMIGPLLAGLVVEARGWGTAVLILGCVSIVTALPTAIWTGGSILKSKRSHKADVVDSAEGNGALSPA, encoded by the coding sequence ATGCTCGCATGGCTCTATGGCTCTCCTACCAGGCCGCCCATTTTCCTACGACTCCGCAGCTCCAAgaccttcatcatcgtcgttgtAGCCTCGGCCGTCTTCACTGACGTCTTTGCCTATGGAATCGTCGTTCCCGTGTTCCCTTTCGCTCTCACCGAACGAGCAGACATACCAGAAGATCAAGTTCAACCATGGATCTCGATATTTCTCGCTGTCTATGGCGCCGCGCTGCTGGTCGCCTCTCCACTATGTGGCTGGATGGCTGATCGCATGAAGTCGAGACAAATGTCATTCTTGCTCGGTCTCTTGGCGCTCGGAGGATCGACGGCGCTATTGTGTGCGGGTCGAAGCATTGGAGAATTTGCGGCGGGAAGAGTATTGCAGGGCGTCAGTGCCGCAGTCGTCTGGGTCACGGGATTAGCATTACTCGTAGATGCGGTTGGCCCAGAGGAGATTGGCGCTGCGATGGGGTATGTTGGCCTGGCTATGAGTTTGGCTGTGTTGTTGGCGCCTCTGCTTGGCGGCGTTGTGTTTGCCGAGGCCGGATACTACGCCGTCTATGCCATGGCATTTGGCCTGATTGTAATGGACCTAGTGCTTAGGTTGGCCATGATTGAACGCAAAGTAGCGAAGCAATGGTTGCCAGATCTTGATGTGCCGGAAAGTCTGGAGAAAACCGAGTCGAATCAAGTAAACGGGGCCCAGGAAGGACAAAGCTGCGCAAAAGCTGTTGATGGGCTGGAGGCGCAGTGCGTTGCGAGAGCCGACTCTGGGCCGCCGTCCCTCATGGAACGGCAACCAAGCAATgcggcagaagcagcagttcCCCTCAATGCGCCGACCGCAATTCAAAGCATTGTCGCCAAGCTGCCTCCAATGGTTTTCCTCTTCGGATCTCGACGAATTCTTGCTGCGCTCTTCGCCACAACAATGCAGTCATCGCTGCTCACTTCCTTCGACGCTATCTTGCCGCTGTTCGTAAAGAACACATTCCAGTGGGACTCGATCGGAGCCGGTCTCGTTTTCTTGCCCGTCGTCTTGGCGTCCTTCCTTGGTCCTGTAGTCGGAACACTGGCAGACAAGTATGGTCCGCGATGGTTGGCAACAGCTGGATTTATCCTCTCGTGCCCTTTCTTGATTTTGCTGAGATTGGTGGAAGAGAGCTCCATCAACCACAAGGTGATGCTATGTGCCTTTCTTGCATTCATCGGTATAGGACTGACGCTAGCATTGGTGCCTCTCATGGCAGAAATGTCGTATGCTGTCGATGCCAAAGCGAAAAGGCGGCCGCCCGGGTTCTTCGGCAAGAATGGTGCTTACGCTCAAGCTTACGGTCTGTTCAACATGGTAAGACAACTACTTGGCGTGTTTTGGTGTCGCTGTACTGACTTCAATGTACAGGCCTGGGCTGCTGGCTCAATGATAGGACCTCTGTTGGCAGGACTGGTGGTCGAGGCTCGAGGCTGGGGTACTGCGGTATTGATCCTCGGGTGTGTGAGCATCGTCACCGCACTGCCAACGGCTATCTGGACCGGTGGCAGCATCCTCAAGTCGAAGAGGTCGCACAAAGCTGACGTAGTGGACAGTGCCGAGGGCAATGGTGCTCTGTCTCCAGCATAA
- a CDS encoding uncharacterized protein (antiSMASH:Cluster_13) — translation MASFLTSAVEKLNPFAKRERDDDDHGEAVEVDSVAGGGHASRVSKITKEQLRVSHALKMFLINEKILTPQDVNLNVHGAENSGALKEMLDNPHIHVPREVTDRSHPLTEYFISSSHNTYLLAHQLYGSSSAVAYETALVAGSRCVEIDAWDNSDDEDEPKVTHGWTLASRVPFRAVCETIRDVVDKEAKMPQETSYASAPILISLENHCGDHGQKRLVDIMREVWGDRLLSSEVRAEGTREQNNSGEHVDLIELGSKIAVIVEYHLPDEAESDDSDDEDEDEQARIDHEKWRKEKRECAQGIIIPELAELGVYAQSVKPANNSWFESVLQDGPSHHLINVSESGLMKLDLHLNGPKISQHNAQHLMRVYPKGTRISSKNLNPVPFWGVGAQICALNWQTFDASMQLNEALFSGSDGYVLKPAALRSGGSGKLSTGRKKHLRLHVAGATDVPVPKDRDADDPIKPYVTCTLEHPDSVDKPPTKRKTSAYKQHTLGILHRGEQPPPTDPLWNEQLDWDYEENELVFLRILIKSDDKFAVNPKQCVAAVRLSYVSNNQWVFIRMLDLKGRETKCALLVKFEITDA, via the exons ATGGCATCTTTCCTGACTTCTGCGGTCGAGAAGCTCAATCCATTCGCCAAGCGTGAGcgagacgatgacgaccatGGAGAAGCAGTTGAAGTTGACTCTGTCGCTGGCGGCGGTCATGCATCTAGAGTCTCCAAGATCACGAAAGAGCAATTGCGGGTCAGCCACGCTCTCAAGATGTTCCTCATCAATGAAAAGATCCTCACTCCGCAGGACGTGAATTTGAATGTTCACGGGGCCGAGAATTCGGGAGCTCTCAAGGAAATGCTGGACAACCCACATATTCATGTGCCAAGAGAGGTCACAGACCGCAGTCACCCTCTTACGGAATACTTCATCAGTTCCAGCCACAATACCTACCTGCTAGCCCATCAGCTCTATGGTTCATCTTCTGCTGTGGCGTACGAGACAGCACTGGTAGCCGGCTCGAGATGTGTGGAGATCGATGCTTGGGacaacagcgacgacgaagatgagcctAAGGTAACTCATGGCTGGACTCTAGCTTCTCGAGTACCCTTCCGTGCTGTTTGCGAGACCATCAGAGACGTGGTTGACAAGGAAGCGAAGATGCCACAGGAAACATCTTACGCTTCAGCTCCGATCCTGATATCGCTTGAGAACCATTGCGGTGACCATGGCCAAAAGCGGCTT GTGGACATCATGCGCGAAGTATGGGGCGATCGTCTACTTAGCAGCGAAGTGCGGGCTGAAGGCACCAGAGAGCAAAACAACTCCGGTGAGCATGTTGATCTTATCGAACTGGGCTCGAAGATTGCGGTCATCGTCGAATACCATCTTCCAGACGAAGCAGAATCCGATGACagtgatgacgaggacgaagacgagcaagCCAGAATCGACCACGAGAAGTGGCGCAAAGAGAAACGAGAGTGCGCCCAAGGCATCATCATTCCGGAGCTGGCAGAACTTGGCGTGTATGCACAGTCTGTGAAGCCTGCGAACAATTCGTGGTTTGAGAGCGTGCTTCAAGACGGACCTTCTCACCACCTGATCAACGTCTCAGAATCTGGCCTGATGAAGCTGGATTTACATCTGAACGGGCCTAAGATCAGTCAGCACAACGCACAACATCTTATGCGAGTCTATCCCAAAGGTACTCGCATTTCATCCAAGAATTTGAACCCTGTGCCATTCTGGGGAGTTGGTGCGCAAATATGCGCTTTGAACTGGCAGACATTCGACGCCAGCATGCAATTAAACGAGGCGCTGTTCAGCGGCTCCGATGGCTATGTCCTCAAGCCTGCTGCTCTGCGATCAGGTGGATCTGGAAAGCTCAGCACCGGCAGGAAGAAGCATCTTCGTTTGCACGTTGCTGGTGCCACAGATGTGCCTGTCCCAAAGGATCGCGATGCAGATGATCCTATCAAGCCGTACGTGACTTGCACACTCGAGCATCCAGACTCAGTCGACAAACCACCAACGAAGCGGAAGACGTCAGCGTATAAGCAGCACACACTCGGCATTCTGCATCGTGGGGAGCAACCACCTCCGACCGACCCGTTGTGGAACGAGCAGCTGGACTGGGACTACGAGGAAAACGAACTCGTGTTCTTGCGAATCCTTATCAAGTCAGACGACAAATTCGCAGTCAACCCTAAGCAGTGCGTTGCAGCGGTCAGGCTAAGCTACGTCAGCAACAATCAATGGGTGTTTATAAGAATGCTGGATCTCAAGGGAAGGGAAACCAAATGTGCTTTGCTGGTGAAATTTGAGATCACGGACGCCTAG
- a CDS encoding uncharacterized protein (antiSMASH:Cluster_13): protein MSDEAVKDAQAAMDQLHVSNGDSETEDERERREFAEWAEKEGVPTMDQPFIQKYLDGRDALIAQEKQRRSDHIFREGMTPMQNEAAAIVAAIRFSEQNTLWQPGFEDDLAKTTDQPIYPGMMFSLAKERMESSKLWQIVRKMPKGALLHCHLDAMGDLDWLAETALTTPGICITASHSMHTAQIRTDHMLPFIFKFARKESQSEGPPIWSESYKPDDLIPITVAAESFPDGGVEGFKQWLKSRVSLSQKDAISHHLGPGDIWDRFKACFPILVSLHHYEPIFRKFIRLMLKGLHDDGVRWVDIRHVFRYPFYRDGSETPEEDYMYWFEVLEDEIEAFKNSSEGRGFWGASVIWTTIRQFGTKDVIDDMKQCIEHKLAFPDSILGYDLVGQEDAGRPLQDLLPELFWFKKRCAEEGVDIPFFFHAGETLGDGDEVDENLFDAVILGTRRIGHGVSLQKHPLLIDMVKEKKILVESCPVSNEVLRYTGSIMSHHLPSLLARGVPCALANDDPAILGHGTNGMTHDFWQALQGWENLGLAGLGSLAENSVRWANYEECSAKQWQQEVKEGSFGKSLRAKRLKEWQEEFEKYCQWIVLEYGAETDMDTLD from the coding sequence ATGTCTGACGAGGCTGTCAAGGACGCACAGGCGGCAATGGACCAGCTGCATGTCAGCAATGGCGATTCAGAGACAGAAGATGAGCGTGAACGGAGAGAGTTCGCCGAGTGGGCAGAGAAGGAGGGAGTGCCAACCATGGACCAGCCCTTTATCCAGAAGTATCTCGATGGCAGAGACGCGCTCATTGCCCAGGAGAAGCAGCGGCGCAGCGATCACATTTTCCGAGAAGGCATGACCCCCATGCAAAACGAAGCCGCTGCAATCGTGGCTGCGATCCGTTTCTCAGAGCAGAATACGCTGTGGCAGCCAGGCTTTGAAGACGACCTCGCCAAGACGACGGACCAGCCTATCTATCCTGGTATGATGTTCTCTCTGGCCAAGGAGCGCATGGAGTCCAGTAAACTATGGCAAATTGTGAGGAAGATGCCGAAAGGCGCGCTACTTCACTGCCATTTGGACGCCATGGGCGATCTCGACTGGCTAGCAGAAACCGCTCTCACAACACCAGGGATCTGTATAACGGCTTCGCACTCCATGCACACTGCACAAATCCGCACAGATCACATGCTACCTTTCATATTCAAATTCGCCAGGAAGGAATCTCAATCAGAAGGGCCTCCTATTTGGTCCGAGTCGTACAAGCCAGATGATCTGATACCTATCACTGTCGCTGCGGAGAGCTTTCCCGACGGCGGCGTTGAGGGCTTCAAGCAGTGGCTTAAGTCAAGAGTGTCACTGTCGCAAAAGGATGCTATCTCGCACCACTTGGGACCTGGCGACATTTGGGACCGATTCAAGGCCTGCTTTCCAATTCTTGTCAGCTTACATCACTACGAGCCTATATTCAGGAAATTTATTCGCCTTATGTTAAAGGGGCTGCACGACGATGGCGTGAGGTGGGTTGACATCAGGCACGTTTTCCGTTATCCATTCTACAGAGATGGCTCAGAGACGCCTGAAGAGGACTATATGTACTGGTTTGAGGTACTTGAAGATGAGATTGAGGCATTCAAAAATTCATCAGAGGGCAGAGGATTCTGGGGTGCAAGCGTGATCTGGACTACAATTCGACAATTTGGAACCAAAGATGTTATTGACGACATGAAGCAGTGCATCGAGCACAAGCTCGCGTTCCCGGATAGCATCCTGGGCTACGATTTAGTTGGGCAAGAGGACGCTGGACGGCCATTGCAAGACCTCTTGCCTGAGTTGTTCTGGTTCAAGAAACGGTGCGCTGAAGAAGGCGTAGACATTCCATTCTTCTTCCACGCTGGAGAAACGTTGGGTGATGGCGACGAAGTAGACGAGAATTTGTTTGATGCAGTGATTTTGGGAACTCGGAGAATTGGTCATGGTGTGTCATTGCAGAAACATCCGTTACTGATTGACAtggtcaaggagaagaagattcttGTCGAGAGCTGTCCAGTCAGCAACGAAGTTCTGCGGTATACTGGCAGCATCATGTCACATCACCTGCCCAGCCTTTTGGCACGAGGTGTGCCATGTGCCCTGGCAAATGACGATCCAGCAATCCTCGGACATGGCACGAACGGCATGACGCACGACTTCTGGCAGGCTCTACAAGGCTGGGAGAACTTGGGACTTGCTGGACTGGGCAGCTTGGCAGAGAACAGCGTGCGATGGGCAAACTACGAAGAGTGTTCGGCCAAGCAATGGCAGCAAGAAGTCAAGGAGGGCAGTTTCGGCAAGAGCCTACGAGCGAAACGACTGAAGGAGTGGCAGGAAGAATTCGAAAAGTACTGTCAGTGGATCGTGTTGGAGTACGGGGCTGAGACAGATATGGATACGTTGGACTAG
- a CDS encoding uncharacterized protein (antiSMASH:Cluster_13) produces the protein MSGIHGQVVGHLAKRGYEAVQEHMSQLQHDATLYDQAGPEMEVQPWEMLPVIVTGFLTLLLIAAIRYTVGEVVASLAMIESPTTTAIVQDNPPAYADEPDAPIEKEPLMPSEAEADVEVTLINNKPVTSSIRASVRHLTNIGGFRGRFRGAAVSVVYHFAHSLLTNFLSGLLGMGLFGSAIMYIVASLGLARLHMVWTHTMIGQPVAQPFYRRFVPRKQCKAILLPSLVFAMAQQATLLLPLIVAVALGLPDIDHSQVTNAAKHDCSKLVWMALRFLAVPATGLFVAFAILLPATVTLTRIEALLLPEDQDTIVPFDRSAIVGNVDITAKGSSRAIFIQAWRSFDSSARWRLIKLYVKMAAMQIGVIFVSVHLMVAEIYVIGGERLGLLIKSALAQMQLAAIEANGEN, from the exons ATGTCCGGCATTCACGGACAAGTTGTCGGCCATCTGGCCAAGCGCGGCTACGAGGCGGTGCAGGAGCACATGTCCCAGCTGCAGCACGATGCCACGCTCTACGACCAGGCCGGACCGGAGATGGAGGTGCAGCCATGGGAGATGTTGCCCGTCATCGTCACTGGCTTCCTCACGCTTCTCCTGATCGCAGCG ATCAGGTACACTGTCGGCGAGGTGGTTGCCAGCCTTGCTATGATCGAGTCGCCCACCACCACTGCCATCGTCCAGGACAACCCTCCCGCCTACGCCGACGAGCCAGATGCGCCGATTGAGAAAGAGCCGCTGATGCCCTCCGAGGCGGAGGCCGACGTCGAGGTCACACTGATCAACAATAAGCCTGTCACTTCGAGTATCCGCGCGTCTGTGAGGCATCTTACGAACATTGGCGGCTTCCGTGGGAGATTCAGAGGCGCCGCTGTGTCAGTCGTGTACCACTTCGCACACAGTCTGCTCACCAACTTCCTATCTGGACTGCTGGGTATGGGTTTGTTTGGCAGCGCGATCATGTACATTGTCGCATCGCTCGGACTGGCACGCCTGCACATGGTCTGGACCCACACCATGATCGGTCAACCCGTGGCCCAGCCTTTCTACCGCCGCTTTGTTCCACGCAAGCAATGCAAGGCTATTCTCCTACCATCTCTGGTCTTCGCTATGGCGCAGCAAGCGACTCTACTCCTACctctcatcgtcgctgtcgcctTAGGCTTGCCTGACATCGACCACAGCCAGGTCACAAATGCCGCCAAGCATGACTGCAGCAAGCTGGTGTGGATGGCCTTGCGCTTTTTGGCTGTCCCAGCTACCGGCCTCTTTGTCGCTTTCGCCATTTTGCTGCCTGCGACAGTCACTCTCACCCGGATCGaagctctgcttcttcctgAGGACCAAGACACCATTGTTCCTTTCGACCGCAGTGCGATTGTCGGCAACGTGGACATCACTGCTAAGGGCAGCTCTCgcgccatcttcatccaGGCATGGAGGTCCTTTGACAGCTCTGCACGATGGAGGCTGATCAAGCTCTACGTTAAGATGGCTGCCATGCAGATCGGCGTTATCTTTGTGAGCGTCCACTTGATGGTCGCCGAGATCTATGTTATCGGTGGCGAGAGGCTTGGTCTCCTCATCAAGAGCGCTCTCGCGCAGATGCAACTTGCGGCCATCGAGGCCAACGGCGAGAACTAG
- a CDS encoding uncharacterized protein (antiSMASH:Cluster_13~SMCOG1042:O-methyltransferase) yields the protein MATSSETFASLQLLADTATNTSFQDECERRNAVQLAYKLLSKIETPWETISRMLMIDPFAIAALKTLINLQLFEKWQPVGSAKSLNELAQITGCDSRLLYRLLLTMVPHHWLEYCSETHTFKLTRFTQALQDKSLAAAMTFHSHVVSPAATKMPEFLAATQYANPADPEHALWRYHSGSELVPWFQQNSEAFVSLHHVMRLRGNHSAKWTEFYPWKENIVDRLEPGTVAFVDIGGGVGQDSEALRCKAPQNFPAGSIVLQDLTEVVDRAEAAGESIVRTSHNFFEPQPVLEAAVYFMHLVLHDWPDDEAKKILANLKPAFRRGYSRLLINDIVLSASMDTMVSASDLHMIMNGAQERTKEEWQSLLESSGFRITKWYFSPLSEQALIEAELA from the exons ATGGCTACTTCATCAGAGACTTTTGCAAGCCTCCAGTTGCTGGCTGATACAGCAACCAACACCAGTTTTCAAGATGAATGCGAGCGCCGAAATGCTGTGCAGCTGGCGTATAAGCTGCTTTCCAAGATTGAAACTCCATGGGAAACAATCTCTCGAATGTTGATGATCGATCCGTTTGCGATTGCAGCGTTGAAGACGTTGATCAACTTGCAACTCTTCGAGAAATGGCAGCCAGTCGGAAGCGCAAAATCGTTGAACGAGCTTGCACAGATCACCGGCTGTGACTCCCGACTGCTCT ATCGTCTCCTCCTCACCATGGTCCCACATCACTGGCTCGAATACTGCTCAGAAACCCATACCTTCAAGCTTACGCGCTTCACGCAAGCACTTCAAGACAAATCGCTCGCAGCCGCAATGACCTTCCACAGCCACGTCGTATCTCCTGCGGCTACCAAAATGCCGGAATTTCTCGCTGCAACGCAGTATGCCAACCCAGCAGATCCAGAACATGCACTTTGGCGTTACCACTCCGGATCAGAGCTAGTGCCATGGTTCCAGCAGAATTCTGAAGCCTTCGTCAGCCTGCATCACGTCATGCGACTTCGCGGTAACCACAGTGCAAAGTGGACCGAATTCTATCCTTGGAAAGAAAATATCGTGGACCGCTTAGAACCAGGCACAGTGGCATTCGTCGACATCGGAGGAGGCGTTGGTCAAGACTCAGAAGCCTTGCGCTGCAAAGCCCCTCAAAACTTTCCAGCTGGCAGCATCGTCCTCCAGGACCTCACAGAAGTCGTCGATCGCGCCGAAGCGGCAGGCGAGTCCATCGTCCGAACGAGTCACAACTTCTTCGAACCACAACCAGTCCTCGAAGCAGCCGTATATTTCATGCACCTGGTCCTGCATGACTGGCCGGATgacgaagcgaagaagatccTCGCAAATCTCAAGCCTGCGTTCAGACGCGGATACAGTCGATTGCTGATTAACGATATTGTGCTTTCGGCTAGCATGGACACCATGGTCTCTGCTAGTGATCTGCATATGATCATGAATGGCGCACAAGAGA GAACCAAGGAGGAATGGCAGTCGCTGCTCGAGAGCTCCGGTTTTCGTATCACAAAGTGGTACTTTTCGCCGCTGTCCGAACAGGCCTTGATTGAAGCTGAGCTTGCCTGA
- a CDS encoding uncharacterized protein (SMCOG1002:AMP-dependent synthetase and ligase~antiSMASH:Cluster_13), with product MASTVQTLLDLLRQSAESGTDAGIVAYPLHNTVEARRITYSQLLSECRRRASLLARQRGFTRGGIILLQFNDHLDNIVWFWTVLLAGCIPALSSPLPNDLDQRRQHLDHLNKLFDAPICLTRQTSFADFAVCPSLSLLAIDAIEAQTSNNDKHIDYLPIPTPTPSDLAALMLTSGSTGNAKAVELTHQQILSSISGKDSVTKLHNNSPPISLLNWIGLDHVAALTETHLLAMYRNLNQIHIQPPDIVSDPLLLLRMITKHRVARTVAPNFLLAALLKSIEQADEKELDSIDLSTLTQFVSGGEANPVKLCAKLDEVLQKFGAPAGVLQPAFGMTETCAGCTYNVESPEMDVESGMDFASLGKPVGGFEVRVIGRGEVSGGR from the coding sequence ATGGCTTCTACAGTACAAACTCTTTTGGATTTGCTTCGACAGAGTGCTGAGAGTGGCACGGATGCAGGCATCGTCGCATATCCTCTTCACAATACCGTCGAAGCACGACGCATCACATATTCACAGCTGTTATCAGAATGCAGGAGGAGGGCTTCGTTGCTAGCAAGACAACGAGGTTTCACAAGAGGAGGCATCATTCTGTTACAATTCAACGACCATCTTGACAACATCGTCTGGTTTTGGACCGTTCTCCTAGCAGGATGTATACCAGCTCTCTCATCACCACTACCCAACGACCTTGATCAACGACGACAACATCTGGACCACTTGAACAAGCTGTTCGATGCTCCGATATGTTTGACAAGGCAGACAAGCTTCGCAGACTTCGCCGTCTGTCCAAGCCTATCACTTCTCGCaatcgatgccatcgaagCCCAGACATccaacaacgacaagcaTATCGACTATCTCCCCATCCCAACACCAACCCCCTCCGACCTAGCGGCTCTAATGCTCACATCCGGAAGCACAGGCAACGCAAAAGCCGTCGAACTCACCCACCAACAAATCCTCTCCTCGATATCCGGAAAAGACAGCGTCACAAAACTCCACAACAACTCGCCTCCCATCTCCTTACTAAACTGGATCGGCCTCGACCACGTCGCAGCTCTAACCGAAACCCATCTCCTCGCCATGTATCGCAACCTCAATCAAATCCACATCCAACCACCCGACATCGTATCCGATCCTctacttctgcttcgaatgATAACAAAACATCGCGTAGCGAGGACTGTGGCGCCGAATTTCTTGCTTGCGGCACTACTCAAATCCATTGAGCAAGCTGATGAAAAGGAATTGGACAGCATCGATTTATCAACTCTCACACAATTCGTTTCAGGAGGAGAGGCGAATCCTGTGAAACTTTGTGCGAAACTTGATGAGGTTCTTCAGAAGTTTGGGGCACCGGCGGGAGTTTTGCAGCCTGCTTTCGGGATGACGGAGACTTGTGCTGGTTGTACGTATAATGTTGAGTCTCCCGAGATGGACGTGGAGAGTGGGATGGATTTTGCTTCGTTGGGAAAGCCGGTTGGGGGGTTTGAGGTTAGGGTTATTGGTAGAGGAGAGGTGAGTGGTGGTCGCTAG
- a CDS encoding uncharacterized protein (antiSMASH:Cluster_13) has product MVFSRYYNNPIATAEAFTEDGWFDTGDEAIIDSAGRLHLVGRIKDQIRINGVSIVASDLESQLNALSLSGAQDGFFAAFGYRSTPTSDESLAILYLPTWTEDDIQRQTTHSAIVQSVMRSHGIAPYVLPVDNTILQKSTLGKLSRGKLRRALEQGKLRSYEQANAAKSASVAVEPRNELEARLLRIFREALEHSLDLSTLDIVTPWFNLGITSIQLIRLKRKIELGLELAEVPLVKLLKCSTIEELAVELQPRRRRDSVTDLDVEIEEEAPSAAYDPVVKLRTQGSKAPLWLFHPGVGEVLVFIDMAKEVTDRPVYALRARGFDPGEGFFNSIEEAVDTYYRAIKKQQPHGPYALAGYSYGAMLAFETAKRLNNDGNGNQVQFLASFNLPPHIKFRMRQLDWRACALHLGHFLGLLHDPDLDDNPGGTGPADHASTVKAIFDNAPQQRLSELSLTPANFQHWANLAHEMQSMARDYEPGGRVSKMDVFYCHPLAVVAQSKQEWLDNHLSRWNDFASDVRCHEVGGEHYTMIDTNHVQSFMETFTKALSDRGV; this is encoded by the coding sequence ATGGTTTTCTCAAGATACTACAATAACCCGATCGCGACAGCAGAAGCTTTCACCGAGGATGGCTGGTTCGACACCGGCGACGAAGCTATCATCGATAGTGCTGGACGATTGCATCTCGTTGGACGCATCAAAGATCAGATTCGGATTAATGGCGTGAGCATCGTAGCATCAGATCTGGAAAGTCAACTCAATGCTCTGTCGCTCAGTGGCGCACAAGatggcttcttcgctgcTTTCGGATATCGATCGACTCCTACAAGCGATGAGAGTCTAGCAATCCTTTACTTACCGACTTGGACTGAGGACGACATCCAGAGACAGACGACACACAGCGCTATTGTGCAGAGTGTCATGCGAAGCCATGGCATCGCTCCGTACGTTCTGCCCGTTGACAACACCATCCTGCAGAAATCGACATTGGGCAAGCTTTCCCGAGGAAAACTGAGACGAGCTCTGGAGCAGGGGAAGTTGAGGTCATATGAGCAGGCCAATGCTGCGAAGAGTGCCTCTGTTGCCGTCGAGCCGAGGAACGAGCTGGAGGCACGACTACTCCGGATCTTTCGAGAGGCTTTGGAGCACAGCCTCGATCTTTCGACACTGGACATTGTGACTCCTTGGTTCAATCTGGGTATCACTTCGATTCAGCTGATCCGACTAAAACGGAAAATCGAGCTTGGTCTGGAATTGGCCGAAGTCCCCTTGGTCAAGCTTTTGAAGTGTTCGACGATCGAGGAGTTGGCAGTAGAGCTTCAGCCAAGGAGGCGAAGAGACAGTGTTACAGATTTGGATGTGGAGATTGAAGAAGAGGCACCATCGGCTGCGTATGATCCTGTCGTGAAGCTGCGAACACAAGGCAGCAAGGCACCTCTCTGGCTCTTCCATCCAGGAGTCGGTGAGGTCTTGGTCTTCATCGACATGGCTAAGGAAGTTACAGACCGGCCAGTGTATGCTCTGCGAGCTCGAGGCTTCGATCCCGGAGAAGGGTTTTTCAACAGCATCGAGGAGGCAGTGGACACCTATTACCGCGCCATCAAAAAGCAACAGCCACATGGTCCGTATGCACTCGCGGGCTACAGCTATGGCGCGATGCTGGCATTCGAGACAGCGAAGAGGTTGAACAatgatggcaatggcaatcaGGTTCAATTTCTCGCCAGCTTCAACTTGCCTCCGCATATCAAGTTCCGCATGCGGCAGCTGGACTGGCGAGCGTGCGCTTTGCATCTTGGACATTTCCTGGGGCTACTCCATGATCCGGACCTGGATGACAATCCGGGAGGGACAGGTCCAGCAGATCATGCATCGACTGTCAAGGCCATCTTCGACAATGCGCCTCAACAGCGTCTCAGTGAGCTTTCACTGACTCCGGCAAATTTCCAACATTGGGCAAATCTAGCGCACGAGATGCAGTCCATGGCTCGAGACTACGAACCCGGTGGCAGAGTGTCCAAAATGGATGTCTTCTATTGCCATCCTTTGGCTGTGGTCGCACAGAGCAAGCAGGAGTGGCTGGACAACCATTTGAGCCGGTGGAACGACTTCGCATCGGATGTCCGCTGCCATGAGGTTGGAGGTGAGCATTATACCATGATCGACACGAATCATGTCCAGTCCTTCATGGAAACGTTCACGAAAGCGCTTTCCGATCGTGGAGTGTGA